A genomic stretch from Candidatus Palauibacter scopulicola includes:
- a CDS encoding MOSC domain-containing protein, which produces MSAHPAMDGAGAGAGAPRGMVVGRVVSLYRYPVKSMGGERLEAARITTRGMEGDRAGALVDRETGRVVSAKRPRLWGAVYGLSASFERENGGETGAASIRVRFEDGTTLSTLSSAGRGRLEARLSALLGREVAFATEAVGTPTCEYHWPDMEGLVQDGRTYRDEITEWELPPGTFFDSSGLHALTTASLDHLRGLVPGSDFDVGRFRPNLVIEPVAGAEGFVENDWVGGTLEVGGARLRVTKPCMRCVMVTLPLGDLPKDPRVLRAAFDHNEGNVGVKCEVAAPGAIRVGDEVRLG; this is translated from the coding sequence ATGAGCGCCCACCCGGCCATGGACGGAGCGGGAGCGGGGGCGGGGGCGCCGCGGGGCATGGTGGTGGGGCGCGTCGTGAGCCTGTACCGCTATCCCGTGAAATCGATGGGGGGAGAGCGCCTCGAGGCGGCCCGAATCACGACGCGGGGGATGGAGGGGGACCGGGCCGGAGCGCTGGTGGACCGCGAGACCGGGCGCGTGGTGAGCGCGAAGCGGCCGCGGCTGTGGGGGGCCGTCTACGGCCTTTCGGCGAGCTTCGAGCGGGAGAACGGGGGGGAGACCGGGGCCGCGTCGATCCGCGTGCGGTTCGAGGACGGGACGACGCTGTCGACGCTGTCGAGCGCGGGGCGGGGGCGGCTGGAGGCCCGCCTGAGCGCGCTCCTGGGCCGGGAGGTCGCGTTCGCGACGGAGGCGGTCGGGACGCCGACGTGCGAGTACCACTGGCCGGACATGGAGGGACTCGTCCAGGACGGCCGGACGTACCGCGACGAGATCACCGAGTGGGAACTGCCGCCCGGGACGTTTTTCGACAGTTCCGGCCTCCACGCCCTGACGACGGCGAGCCTCGACCACCTGCGGGGGCTCGTCCCGGGGAGCGATTTCGATGTCGGCCGCTTCCGGCCCAACCTCGTGATCGAGCCCGTGGCGGGGGCGGAGGGGTTCGTCGAGAACGACTGGGTGGGCGGCACGCTCGAGGTCGGCGGGGCGCGCCTGCGGGTGACGAAGCCGTGCATGCGCTGCGTCATGGTCACCCTCCCGCTGGGAGACCTCCCGAAGGACCCGCGGGTGCTGCGCGCCGCCTTCGACCACAACGAGGGAAACGTCGGCGTGAAGTGCGAGGTGGCCGCGCCCGGCGCCATTCGGGTCGGCGACGAGGTCCGCCTCGGCTAG
- a CDS encoding Na+/H+ antiporter NhaC family protein codes for MESLIIGALVGFAILAPRDPLTAFTDGMVAVMQNETVGWIILVCALFGSLITLLVRVGAAARFGDAASARIRTRGGSLAATWLLGLAVFIDDYLNVLAVSSSVKRFTDRHRVSREMLAYVVDSTAAPVCILVPISTWAAYFSGLLEETGWAASGRGLSLYIDAIPFMLYAWIAVALALLVGTGLVPAVGPMRKAERRARETGQVVPPGLNEAKIEGETDPRAAERARPWHFIVPVVTLVAATWWLDLDILKGVVVALGLTLAIVVGTRLLPVRAALDTSMAGVLTMIVPLATVFGGFLLKEVNDGLGLTAYLIETVEPLMTPGLLPAVTFLTMSLVAFATASFWGIFAVAVPIVLPLADSVGADMPLVIGALISASAFGSHTCFYGDSTVLAARGSGCGVVEHALTQLPYALLAAGLAATGFLLLA; via the coding sequence GTGGAATCCCTCATCATCGGGGCGCTCGTCGGGTTCGCGATCCTGGCGCCCCGGGACCCGCTCACCGCCTTCACCGACGGCATGGTCGCGGTCATGCAGAACGAGACCGTGGGCTGGATCATCCTCGTCTGCGCCCTCTTCGGCAGCCTCATCACGCTGCTCGTGCGGGTGGGCGCCGCGGCCCGCTTCGGCGACGCGGCATCGGCCCGCATCCGGACCCGCGGCGGCTCGCTGGCCGCCACATGGCTCCTCGGACTCGCCGTCTTCATCGACGACTACCTGAACGTCCTCGCGGTCAGCTCCTCCGTGAAGCGGTTCACCGACCGCCACCGCGTGTCGCGCGAGATGCTCGCCTACGTCGTGGACTCCACCGCCGCGCCCGTGTGCATCCTCGTGCCGATCTCGACCTGGGCCGCCTACTTCTCCGGCCTGCTCGAGGAGACGGGATGGGCCGCGTCCGGCCGCGGCCTCTCGCTCTACATCGATGCGATCCCGTTCATGCTCTACGCGTGGATCGCGGTGGCGCTGGCGCTCCTCGTCGGCACCGGCCTCGTCCCCGCCGTCGGCCCCATGCGGAAGGCGGAGCGGCGCGCCCGCGAGACGGGGCAGGTCGTTCCTCCGGGCCTCAACGAGGCGAAGATCGAAGGCGAAACCGACCCGCGCGCCGCCGAGCGCGCCCGCCCGTGGCACTTCATCGTGCCGGTCGTCACCCTCGTGGCCGCCACCTGGTGGCTCGACCTCGACATCCTCAAGGGCGTCGTCGTGGCGCTCGGCCTCACCCTCGCCATCGTCGTGGGCACGAGACTCCTCCCCGTGCGCGCCGCGCTCGACACCAGCATGGCCGGCGTGCTCACGATGATCGTCCCGCTGGCGACCGTGTTCGGCGGCTTCCTCCTCAAGGAGGTGAACGACGGCCTCGGCCTCACCGCCTACCTCATCGAGACCGTCGAACCGCTGATGACACCGGGACTGCTCCCCGCCGTCACCTTCCTCACGATGTCCCTCGTCGCCTTCGCCACCGCGTCCTTCTGGGGCATCTTCGCGGTGGCCGTCCCCATCGTGCTCCCGCTCGCGGACTCCGTAGGGGCGGACATGCCCCTCGTGATCGGAGCCCTCATCTCCGCCAGCGCCTTCGGCAGCCACACCTGCTTCTACGGCGACTCCACCGTCCTCGCCGCCCGAGGCAGCGGCTGCGGCGTCGTCGAGCACGCCCTGACCCAACTCCCCTACGCCCTCCTCGCCGCCGGACTGGCGGCCACAGGCTTCC